Proteins encoded in a region of the Pirellulaceae bacterium genome:
- a CDS encoding citrate synthase produces MPEVADSAGVAKLTLDDKELELQIVEGTEGERGIDVSSLRRDSGAITLDEGFVNSGSTTSAITFLDGERGILRYRGYPIEQLATSCDFVECSYLLIYGDLPTQEQLEHFRMSIRRHTLLHEDMKSFYDGFPRDAHPMAILSSVVSALSTFYQDSLDPRDPAQVEVSIHRLLAKLPTIAAYSYKKSAGQPFVYPKNDLTYCENFLRMMFSVPSEPYELDPDFVQALNMLLIVHADHEQNCSTSTVRMVGSSDANLFASISAGISALWGPLHGGANEAVVNMLDQIIADGCDVERYVGMAKDKTHQFRLMGFGHRVYKNYDPRALIIKDACDKLLAKLSIDDPLFDVAQQLEEVALNDPYFVERRLYPNVDFYSGVIYRALGIPIQMFTVLFAMGRLPGWIAHWMEMHHSPTKRIARPRQIYMGPTERSFVPIEDR; encoded by the coding sequence ATGCCAGAAGTTGCAGACTCGGCTGGAGTTGCGAAACTGACGTTGGACGACAAAGAGTTGGAGCTACAGATCGTTGAGGGTACTGAGGGCGAACGCGGGATTGATGTTTCTTCCTTGCGACGCGACAGCGGTGCCATTACCCTCGATGAAGGGTTCGTCAATTCCGGATCGACCACCAGCGCCATTACCTTCCTCGATGGCGAACGCGGAATCCTTCGGTATCGGGGTTATCCGATTGAACAACTGGCTACAAGCTGTGACTTTGTCGAATGCAGCTATCTATTGATCTACGGAGATCTTCCGACGCAGGAACAGTTGGAGCATTTTCGAATGTCCATCCGGCGACACACGTTGCTGCACGAGGATATGAAGTCGTTCTACGACGGCTTCCCGCGTGACGCTCACCCGATGGCGATTTTGTCGTCGGTAGTGAGTGCGTTGTCGACCTTCTACCAAGACTCATTGGATCCGCGTGATCCGGCTCAAGTCGAAGTATCGATTCATCGTTTGCTTGCCAAGCTGCCGACGATCGCTGCCTACTCCTACAAAAAATCGGCGGGACAACCGTTTGTTTACCCGAAAAATGATCTGACATATTGCGAAAACTTTCTCCGCATGATGTTCTCGGTTCCGAGTGAACCGTATGAACTTGACCCTGATTTTGTTCAGGCGCTAAACATGTTGCTGATCGTGCACGCAGACCACGAACAGAACTGTAGCACTTCCACGGTGCGAATGGTCGGCTCTTCCGACGCCAATCTGTTTGCATCGATCTCGGCCGGTATCAGCGCCCTCTGGGGGCCGCTGCACGGCGGTGCGAACGAAGCTGTCGTGAACATGCTCGATCAAATTATCGCTGACGGCTGTGATGTGGAGCGTTACGTGGGGATGGCAAAGGATAAAACTCACCAGTTCCGCTTGATGGGTTTTGGCCACCGCGTCTACAAAAATTACGATCCGCGGGCACTGATTATCAAGGACGCCTGTGACAAGTTGCTTGCCAAACTGTCGATCGACGATCCCTTGTTCGATGTGGCTCAACAGTTGGAAGAAGTTGCGCTGAATGACCCTTATTTTGTGGAACGTCGCCTGTATCCCAACGTCGACTTCTACTCCGGTGTCATCTACCGGGCGTTAGGGATTCCGATTCAGATGTTCACGGTGTTGTTTGCGATGGGGCGGTTGCCGGGTTGGATTGCCCATTGGATGGAAATGCACCATTCGCCCACGAAACGTATTGCCCGACCGCGACAAATTTATATGGGACCCACCGAGCGTTCTTTTGTCCCGATTGAAGACCGCTAG
- the mfd gene encoding transcription-repair coupling factor, with protein sequence MPEIETKPTASQQLMQLRERLLSDAGFDRVAQTVTAGQSATLDGVCGSSCALVAAALVGRTDPAPVVLICPRSAEIDHWVDDLTLFSSAPVLTFPALENRPGTVLQDDNFGDRLRTLKKMLHGPTAGFVVASVQSLLQPSPEREAVQRHSRLIRGAETLDVETLAKWLTKNRFHATSAVELPGEFSIRGGILDVFAWDWADPVRIELFDDQIDSIRRFDVATQRSLEPLDQVEITVLGGQQGGRGCLTDYLPMGTVCVFVEPDQIQAEAKHLIERTEDPSELFSYTQLSKKIRQFGSIHAAGLASGREAVMERLPVETVERFSGDIARVRQELDNVARQHQVFLIAETQAEIKRLGEILAPTEVATANRLHFVIGRLRSGFHLASEQVLVVSGNELFHRTPLRRASRNRAGKAIESFLDLRQGDLVVHLAHGIGRYRGLQLIRKEEQVEEHLEIEFHGGTKIFVPATKIELVQKYVGARKSRPRLATIGGKNWVKQKKAAAEAVEDLAADLLELQAERESRPGISFAIDTEWQQEFDASFPYTETDDQLVSVDAIKIDMQKSRPMDRLICGDVGFGKTELAMRAAFKAIDNGYQVAMLVPTTILAEQHYHTFRERMSEFPFTIEKLSRFCSSKEQRETVAGLKEGRVDIVIGTHRLASRDVSFSNLGLLVIDEEQRFGVEVKERLKTMRSTIDVLTLSATPIPRTLHMSLTGIRDISNLETPPEDRVAVDTRVTRWSHELIRNAIMRELSRDGQVYFVHNRIHDIEALAQKLKFIVPEATIEIGHGQMPEGQLEQVMVDFVNHQFDVLLATTIVESGLDIPNANTIFIDDADRYGLADLHQLRGRVGRYKHRAYCYMLVDPDKAVNPNAARRLRAIEEFSDMGAGFSIAMRDLEIRGAGNVLGTQQSGHIAQVGYELYCQLLEAAVRRKRNLPPKLSADVNIELPGAAYIPRSYVEDIRTKIDLYRRLARSVGDDELKQLRQEFLDRFGPPPESVERLLQLTQLKTDAAFWQVSAIQIESPYLVFHFGDLGRARQLVKASNGRLRIVDDQSIYLTLPNSVDDPDQIIETVKSVLRAN encoded by the coding sequence ATGCCAGAAATCGAGACGAAGCCAACCGCGTCGCAGCAATTGATGCAGCTTCGCGAAAGACTCTTATCGGATGCGGGCTTTGATCGAGTCGCCCAGACGGTAACCGCCGGGCAATCTGCGACGCTCGACGGAGTCTGTGGATCGTCGTGCGCGCTGGTGGCTGCCGCTTTGGTCGGCCGCACCGATCCGGCCCCCGTCGTTCTTATCTGTCCGCGATCCGCTGAGATTGACCATTGGGTCGACGATCTGACCCTTTTTTCCTCAGCTCCCGTGTTGACCTTTCCTGCGTTAGAGAATCGGCCGGGCACGGTGCTTCAAGATGATAATTTTGGTGATCGTCTTCGCACGCTGAAGAAAATGCTGCATGGGCCAACTGCTGGTTTTGTGGTGGCTTCTGTCCAGAGCTTGTTGCAGCCGTCTCCTGAACGTGAAGCCGTACAGCGCCATTCGAGATTGATTCGGGGTGCCGAGACGCTGGATGTTGAGACGCTCGCGAAATGGTTGACGAAAAATCGATTTCACGCAACAAGTGCGGTTGAATTGCCGGGAGAGTTCTCGATCCGAGGTGGGATTCTCGATGTCTTTGCTTGGGATTGGGCCGATCCGGTTCGCATCGAGTTATTTGATGATCAGATTGACTCGATTCGTCGATTTGATGTGGCGACGCAACGCAGTCTAGAACCGCTCGACCAGGTCGAAATCACGGTTCTTGGCGGGCAGCAAGGCGGTCGTGGATGTTTGACGGACTATCTGCCGATGGGCACCGTTTGCGTGTTCGTTGAACCTGACCAGATTCAGGCCGAAGCCAAGCATCTGATTGAGCGAACCGAAGATCCGTCAGAGCTTTTTTCCTACACCCAGTTGTCGAAAAAAATTCGTCAGTTTGGCTCCATCCACGCTGCCGGGTTGGCGAGTGGTCGCGAGGCGGTGATGGAGCGGTTGCCAGTGGAAACGGTGGAACGTTTCAGCGGTGATATCGCGCGTGTTCGTCAGGAACTTGACAATGTCGCTCGCCAGCATCAAGTGTTTCTGATCGCCGAAACTCAGGCCGAGATCAAGCGACTTGGTGAAATCCTAGCGCCGACAGAAGTCGCCACTGCGAATCGGTTGCATTTTGTGATCGGTCGTTTGCGATCTGGTTTCCACCTGGCATCAGAACAGGTGTTAGTGGTCAGCGGTAACGAATTGTTTCATCGCACGCCCCTGCGTCGAGCGTCCCGGAATCGAGCGGGCAAAGCGATTGAAAGTTTCCTCGATTTGCGGCAGGGCGACTTGGTAGTGCACCTGGCCCATGGCATTGGCCGTTACCGGGGGTTACAGCTGATCCGTAAGGAAGAGCAGGTCGAAGAACATCTGGAGATTGAATTCCACGGTGGTACAAAAATCTTCGTACCGGCGACCAAGATTGAACTGGTTCAGAAATACGTCGGAGCTCGCAAGAGCCGTCCTCGCCTCGCTACGATCGGGGGCAAGAATTGGGTTAAACAGAAAAAGGCTGCCGCAGAAGCGGTTGAGGACTTGGCAGCGGACTTGCTCGAACTGCAGGCCGAACGTGAATCCCGCCCTGGGATCTCGTTTGCCATCGACACCGAGTGGCAACAGGAGTTCGATGCATCGTTTCCTTACACCGAAACAGATGACCAGCTTGTCTCGGTGGATGCCATCAAGATTGACATGCAGAAATCACGCCCCATGGACCGGCTGATTTGCGGCGATGTCGGTTTTGGGAAAACCGAACTCGCGATGCGGGCGGCGTTCAAGGCAATCGACAATGGCTACCAGGTTGCCATGCTGGTGCCGACTACGATCTTGGCCGAGCAACATTACCACACGTTTCGCGAAAGAATGTCAGAATTTCCTTTTACGATTGAGAAGCTGAGTCGCTTTTGCAGTTCAAAAGAGCAACGGGAAACAGTCGCCGGTTTGAAAGAAGGCCGTGTTGACATCGTAATCGGAACCCACCGTCTGGCCTCTCGAGATGTGAGCTTCAGTAATCTGGGGTTGTTGGTCATCGATGAAGAGCAACGTTTTGGCGTGGAAGTCAAAGAGCGATTGAAGACCATGCGCAGTACGATCGACGTGCTCACTCTCAGCGCAACTCCAATTCCACGCACGCTGCACATGTCTTTGACTGGAATTCGAGATATCTCAAATTTGGAAACGCCTCCCGAGGATCGCGTCGCTGTTGATACTCGTGTGACGCGTTGGAGTCACGAACTGATCCGCAACGCAATCATGCGGGAACTGAGTCGTGACGGCCAAGTCTATTTCGTCCACAACCGAATTCATGACATCGAGGCACTGGCTCAAAAATTGAAGTTCATCGTGCCAGAAGCCACGATCGAAATTGGGCATGGCCAGATGCCGGAAGGCCAACTGGAGCAGGTGATGGTAGATTTTGTCAACCATCAGTTCGACGTGTTGTTGGCCACCACGATTGTCGAAAGTGGATTGGACATTCCCAATGCCAACACCATCTTTATTGACGACGCCGATCGCTATGGCTTGGCCGACTTGCATCAGTTGCGTGGACGTGTTGGTCGGTACAAGCATCGTGCTTATTGCTACATGTTGGTTGATCCCGACAAGGCCGTGAATCCGAATGCTGCCAGAAGATTGCGTGCGATCGAAGAATTTAGCGATATGGGAGCAGGGTTTTCAATCGCCATGCGAGACTTGGAAATTCGTGGTGCGGGCAACGTGTTGGGGACTCAGCAGAGCGGACATATCGCTCAAGTCGGCTACGAACTGTATTGCCAACTGTTAGAAGCGGCGGTTCGCCGAAAACGAAATCTGCCGCCGAAACTCAGCGCCGACGTCAATATCGAATTGCCGGGAGCCGCATACATTCCCCGTAGCTACGTCGAAGATATTCGTACGAAGATCGATCTTTATCGTCGCTTGGCTCGGAGTGTGGGCGATGATGAGCTGAAGCAGTTGCGACAGGAATTTCTCGATCGTTTTGGGCCACCCCCGGAATCTGTGGAACGATTGCTCCAGCTCACTCAGCTCAAAACCGATGCGGCTTTCTGGCAAGTCAGTGCGATTCAAATTGAATCGCCCTATTTGGTGTTTCATTTTGGGGATTTGGGCCGCGCTCGGCAGTTGGTCAAGGCTAGCAATGGACGGCTTCGTATTGTCGATGACCAGTCAATCTATCTCACTTTGCCCAATTCGGTGGATGATCCCGATCAAATCATCGAAACAGTCAAATCAGTGTTGCGAGCAAACTGA
- a CDS encoding peptidyl-prolyl cis-trans isomerase has product MSLKTMRGIALVALAMQSWSVVLSQELPPTKYDIPWRSDMAAGELKSAGRTRVLPQTDSSNPDAPNDRRQAPSAQNTSAKSPDANASPRGSATDNNAKWWNEEAQATIGAVDAKQDMRSVAPNGQIIKSSQIMGTVGSEPILAADMLGRINEMLAPYAAGATDEQMEEQRWMLMQRMMPSLIESKVVYLDFTRSMPPENLSQVRAKVYQQFDEKQLPVLMEKAQLKSLAELDDRLRGLGTSLDNTRRTFFEQVTAREMIRRETDGDVEITHDELLEYYREHQDEYSFSGKARWEIVSSYFANGKSKADAYNKTATMGNKILRGAPFAVIANRESDALNRETDEVSEWTSEGSLVSEVIDNALFTLPVNQMSRILEDEKGFHIVRVLERKAGGFTPFTEAQVGIREKIKEQKRDERVKEYLERLKRDTYVWSYFDEQETQTANGSNALKR; this is encoded by the coding sequence ATGTCGTTGAAGACAATGCGAGGAATCGCACTGGTTGCTTTGGCGATGCAAAGTTGGTCGGTCGTACTTTCGCAGGAATTACCACCAACGAAATACGACATTCCCTGGCGATCAGATATGGCGGCGGGCGAGCTGAAATCAGCCGGTCGGACCCGTGTCCTGCCGCAAACGGATAGCTCCAATCCAGATGCCCCCAACGACCGACGACAAGCGCCCTCGGCGCAAAATACGTCAGCAAAATCTCCCGACGCGAATGCCAGCCCGAGAGGGTCGGCAACAGATAACAACGCGAAATGGTGGAATGAAGAAGCTCAAGCGACGATCGGAGCTGTTGACGCAAAACAAGATATGCGTAGTGTGGCTCCGAACGGGCAGATTATCAAGTCCAGCCAAATTATGGGGACGGTGGGCAGTGAGCCGATTCTTGCGGCGGATATGTTGGGGCGGATCAATGAAATGCTGGCTCCCTACGCGGCGGGAGCGACTGACGAACAGATGGAAGAACAGCGTTGGATGCTGATGCAGCGGATGATGCCTTCCTTAATCGAATCAAAAGTCGTCTACCTCGATTTTACTCGATCGATGCCCCCAGAGAATTTGTCTCAAGTACGAGCCAAGGTCTACCAGCAATTTGACGAAAAACAGTTGCCAGTCTTGATGGAAAAGGCACAGCTGAAGTCACTCGCCGAGCTTGACGACCGTCTCCGAGGCTTGGGAACGTCATTGGATAATACTCGTCGAACGTTCTTCGAGCAGGTTACGGCACGCGAAATGATTCGCCGTGAAACCGACGGAGATGTCGAAATTACGCATGATGAATTGTTGGAGTATTATCGAGAGCACCAAGACGAATATTCATTCTCCGGCAAAGCACGCTGGGAGATTGTTTCTTCCTATTTTGCGAACGGAAAATCCAAAGCGGATGCCTACAACAAGACCGCGACAATGGGTAATAAAATTTTGCGGGGGGCACCCTTTGCGGTGATTGCCAATCGCGAATCGGATGCTCTCAATCGGGAAACAGATGAAGTCTCTGAGTGGACAAGCGAGGGGAGTCTCGTTTCGGAGGTGATCGATAATGCCCTTTTCACGCTACCGGTGAATCAGATGAGCCGGATTCTTGAGGACGAAAAAGGGTTCCATATTGTGCGAGTTTTGGAACGAAAAGCGGGGGGATTTACACCATTTACTGAGGCCCAGGTCGGTATTCGCGAAAAAATCAAAGAGCAGAAACGGGATGAACGGGTGAAGGAATATTTGGAGCGCCTGAAGCGAGATACCTATGTCTGGAGTTATTTCGACGAGCAGGAAACCCAAACAGCGAACGGATCCAATGCGTTAAAACGCTAA
- a CDS encoding NADH:flavin oxidoreductase, with protein MKIAQLKSVSDFRKRLDELKLELPADDRILTAAEESPMAQAMQIGRHDVGNRWAIHPMEGWDANADGSPSAHTLRRWRKFGESGAKLIWGGEAAAVQADGRANPHQTLAIPSNKQGLAALRDELIAAHLEVCETADDLLVGLQLTHSGRFCRPHSKQLEPRIAYHHPLLDEKFRIDPGDDSVVWTDDDLQRLIDNYVVAAGLAYQTGYQFVDIKACHGYLLHEFLSARSRPGPFGGDFTGRTKLLTSIIEAVQSRYPDLSVVVRLSVFDTLPYQSGRGVGRPMDWEADQPYAFGFGVDPGDPSQMDLAEPIRLIQQLQQLGVLAINISCGSPYYNPHVQRPAIFPPSDGYAPPEDPLVGVVRQIQAAKICKLAVPSLPMVGTGYSYLQDYLPHVAQAVVRAGWIDLVGLGRMVLSYPDLPCHTLKQGGMRRKKVCRTFSDCTTAPRNGLVSGCFPLDPYYKQMEAAKQLRAFKTGEKASSDD; from the coding sequence ATGAAAATAGCGCAGCTTAAATCGGTTTCCGATTTCCGAAAACGACTTGACGAGCTCAAGCTTGAATTGCCTGCCGATGATCGGATTCTCACCGCAGCAGAAGAGTCTCCCATGGCGCAGGCGATGCAGATTGGCAGGCATGATGTGGGGAATCGTTGGGCGATTCACCCCATGGAAGGATGGGACGCTAACGCGGACGGATCGCCGTCTGCTCACACGCTTCGACGCTGGAGAAAATTTGGCGAAAGCGGTGCGAAGCTCATCTGGGGTGGTGAAGCGGCCGCAGTGCAAGCCGATGGTCGCGCGAATCCTCATCAAACACTTGCGATTCCCAGTAACAAGCAAGGGCTCGCCGCGCTACGCGACGAATTGATTGCGGCCCATCTTGAAGTTTGCGAAACGGCCGATGATCTCTTGGTGGGTTTGCAATTAACCCACTCCGGGCGATTTTGTCGACCTCATTCGAAGCAGCTGGAACCTCGTATCGCCTATCACCATCCGCTGCTCGACGAAAAGTTTCGGATCGATCCGGGTGATGATTCGGTGGTGTGGACCGACGACGATCTTCAACGTTTGATCGACAACTATGTGGTTGCCGCTGGATTGGCCTATCAAACGGGATATCAATTTGTCGACATCAAAGCTTGTCACGGCTATTTGCTGCATGAATTTCTCAGCGCTCGCTCTCGCCCCGGTCCCTTTGGCGGCGATTTTACGGGACGCACCAAGTTGCTGACGTCGATTATCGAGGCGGTTCAAAGCCGATATCCCGATTTGTCCGTTGTCGTACGCTTGAGCGTTTTCGATACCTTGCCGTATCAATCAGGACGCGGTGTGGGTCGGCCAATGGACTGGGAGGCGGATCAGCCCTACGCTTTCGGCTTTGGAGTCGATCCGGGCGATCCGAGTCAGATGGATTTGGCCGAGCCAATCCGGTTAATTCAACAGCTGCAGCAATTGGGCGTGTTGGCCATCAACATTTCCTGCGGCAGTCCTTACTACAATCCGCATGTTCAACGTCCGGCCATTTTTCCTCCCTCCGATGGTTATGCACCGCCTGAAGATCCGTTGGTGGGGGTCGTACGACAGATCCAGGCGGCCAAAATCTGCAAGTTAGCCGTGCCCAGTTTACCGATGGTGGGAACCGGCTACAGCTATTTGCAAGACTATCTGCCTCACGTGGCTCAGGCGGTTGTCCGTGCGGGCTGGATTGATTTGGTTGGCCTAGGACGAATGGTCCTGTCCTATCCTGATTTGCCCTGTCATACGCTGAAGCAGGGGGGAATGCGAAGGAAAAAAGTCTGCAGGACTTTCAGCGATTGCACCACAGCGCCTCGAAATGGTCTTGTCTCAGGCTGTTTCCCCTTGGATCCCTACTACAAACAGATGGAAGCTGCCAAGCAGTTGAGGGCGTTCAAGACGGGGGAAAAGGCCTCGTCCGACGATTGA